tttttttgttgttctttttactTTTGCAAATCCAAGCTCATCCTctttagtttaataaaaatcacgTCGTTGCAATGTTTAGTTTACAGATGAGTTTTTCTAGTACAAGTGTACAACAGTACAACTGCAGATTACTATGCCAAAATTGGTATATCGACAACGTACGACCACATAAAAACTATTTACATATCCTCCTATTTGTTTTACCATGAACTAATACAGTATGTCAGTATGTTTCATGATTCAtcaaaatttaacaataaagaATTTTCAGAcgtttaattaaacaaaaagaaggcATGCATGATATCTCTACGAAATGccatcacaaattcacaatagAATATTCAAAGTGGACCTTTCAATTTCGTTTCGTGCCCTCCAAAAAAACaagactttttttatttataaattccAAAAGAtaacaactaatttttttttcacggTCATAAATGCTTCTACATTaccacacaaacaaacaagatctctaaatgattttttttgttttctgttatattCATTGACTATTTCACATTttctatactttttaaaaaagctaTATGCTAAAAACAGCTCTATCATCATCTCATGGGGTGATTTtgatataaagaaaaaagaaataataataaaatagtaaataaaaaattcgaCCAAACCCAATCTTAGCAGAAACAATGAAACAGCTGTTCTGTTCTGATTCGAACACGGCTTCATCAAatcaaaagctaaaaaaaaaaatcctgaatTAAAAAACTCACAAATCCCCAGAAATTTATATAATCTCTCACTAAtttctttcttctgttttttgtttctcgGTTACGCGTAGTTCTAATTAAAAACGACGAAAGGTTTGACGAATCTTCGTCGTAAATCTGCAGCTGCTCCCCACCGGGTCAAGCGACTCGTTTACTTTTCTACGGTCTTCTCTCCACAGATAAACTTTGATATTTCAGCGGCAATAATGGTAAGGAGAGAAGTACACATAAGAAGACAAATCGTTTCTGTTTGATAATATTCTCTGTTTGATTTACTTAAATACCCACACAAGTCGAGAagccttttttctttctttctttctttgtgttcGAGAAGCAGAGAAGGTTCCAGAAGCAATATAAAAggttgttccttttttttaatttctctgatTAAGTgagattttaatgttttaaaggGTTTCTAGATTCGTTGAATTTTAAAGGGGTTTATGGTTTTAAGGGCTTCTTAGAAGCTTTTAGCTTCATTTTGAGAAACAGTGGTGAGGTTTtggggtttttgtttcaagttcgaagctttctttttttttttaagggaattttgggttttgaatcTTATCCAATTTTGATCGAAACTAGTGAGTCCTTAACTCTAGTTTATGTGTACTAAAGTTATTGACTTGAAAGCTTGTATCTTTGGTTCTTGAAGCTTATAGTTAATATAACTTGCTCTGCTTTTTGTGGCAGTAGATTGAATCAAGGAGTTGAAAGTTGTGGTTTTGTTTAAAAGATTTGGAAGTGTTTTAGAGATGGATGAGAGTAATCATGGAGGTTCATCAAGCTCACTACCACCTTTTCTTACAAAAACCTATGAGATGGTTGATGATTCTTCATCGGATTCGATCGTCTCGTGGAGTCAGAGCAACAAGAGTTTCATCGTTTGGAATCCCCCGGACTTTTCTAGAGATCTTCTTCCGAGATTCTTCAAGCACAACAACTTCTCGAGTTTTATCCGTCAGCTTAACACATATGTAAGTGCTTGTTggtcttttgtgttttgtgtgtttgattttgattcagtCATCTactttggtttgtttaatttagtttggtttgggttaTGTTTTGTAGGGTTTTAGAAAAGCTGATCCTGAGCAGTGGGAATTTGCAAATGATGATTTTGTGAGAGGTCAATCTCATCTTATGAAGAACATTCATAGACGCAAACCTGTTCATAGCCACTCTTTACCTAATCTTCAAGCTCAGCAAAACCTCTTGACGGATTCAGAACGAGTGAGGATGAAGAATCAGATCGAGAGATTgacgaaagagaaagaagggTTGCTTGAAGAGTTACAAAAGCAAGATGAGGAACGAGAAGGGTTTGAGATGCAAGTGAAAGAACTAAAAGAACGGTTACAACGCATGGAGAAGCGTCAGAAAACAATGGTTTCGTTTGTTTCTCAAGTATTGGAAAAACCAGGGCTTGCTTTGAACCTCTCACCGTGTGTTCCCGAACCAAACGAGAGGAAAAGAAGGTTCCCTAGGATCGGGTTCTTGCCTGATGAACCGATGATGGAAGAGAACCAAACATGTGTTGTTGTGAGAGAGGAAGGTTCCACAAGCCCGTCTTCACACACAACAGAGCATCAGGTTGAACAGTTAGGGTCATCGATAGCGATTTGGGAGAATCTTGTATCGGATTCTTGTGAGAGTATGTTACAAACAAGAAGCATGATGACACTTGATGTGGATGACTCGTCTACTTGTCCAGAAAGCCCTCCTCTTTCTTGCATACAGCTAAGTATCGATAAACGTCCcaaatctccttcttctccaaggaTCATCGACATGAACTCTGAGCCCGATGTTACGAAAGAACAGAACAATACTGTTGCTGCTCCTCCTCCTTCAGTAGCAGGAGCGAATGATGTTTTCTGGCAGCAGTTCTTCTCAGAGAATCCTGGCTCAACTGAGCAACGGGATAAAGCTGAAGATCGTAGTGAGAAATTGTGGTGGAGTTCAAGGAATGTAAATACAATTACGGAACAGCTTGGACATCTGACTTCTTCAGAGAGAAGTTGATAAAgtcaaaagattaaaaactcTTTAGTCTGTTTTAGTTTCTTGTAAAATAGGTTTTGGCAGTTTTGTTGTCTTCGGTTAATAGTATTTGGGTCTGGTTCAGCTGTTTATTATCACATGTATGTTCCACATTTCATTGTAGCAGACGACTACTACTATGTAACATTAATCTTGTTCGGACTAGGGAGCTTAATCGAAAAACTTATTAatggattaaaacaaaaagcagAAAGAGATGGTAAAGCAACTGTTGAACTAACAAAGATAACAATGGCAAGATAATACTGATAAAACTTGAACTTCAATGGTAATGATAAAATAAGCTAGAACTTATGGATGTTGTTCACTAGATGCGATTGACTTCGAACGAAATCATAATTTCCGAAAGTCCTATAGGTTGAAGTCAAACCTCTAGATCCTTTACTTGCTTCGCCTTCTCCTCTTTAATACTCTCTCGAATAATGTTCTCCATAAGATGAGGTTGATCTCGGATAAaagctaaatatacatatttgagaTTGAGGAGTTATCTAAtaagttagtttttttatttgaattagtAAAGTTTGTCTAAGGGTTTTACTATATAAGAAGATGCAAGGGTGTTGCATAACTTATGAGTTTTagagaaaataagagagagttttaagttttgagtgattttcttaaagattaataaaagagaataattcttttaatttcGTGTTCTTAATAAAAGTATAATGTAATTTATAATCAGAAAACTTTTGGTGGTATATATTTAGCTCCTGATCGTATTTCTCTTTGATTAAtcaatgtaattaaaaaaaaaagaagatataaacCAGAGTACATGTGATCAGTAACTTTTCCATTATTCAATTATTACTAAACCGCTTCCACTAATAAAAAGTGGATGTTTTGAAATTCACTACTCacaaatggaaaataataagaattagagtactacaaaaaaaactaattaatttgaatttagagaaaaccctaattatgtggttttaaaaaataaattctatacATTTTTGAAAACAGTAATTCTTAATGCAATGTGCTGGTGGGTACAACTTAACACACGATTTAGGAAGAAATAATATTGCTTACACAGTCATTGTAAACCACATCCGATCAAGTTTCAAACAATTTACGGGAAATGATGATCATAGCTTCTTTCGTATTATTGTAAAAGACCTACCTAAAATGATCACGTTTCGGCTATATAATCTCATCTTAATCAacatcatcttctcatcttAATTTCATTTCCCAAGCTTTTACTTtactttattcttcttttttttatcagcTG
The sequence above is a segment of the Camelina sativa cultivar DH55 chromosome 10, Cs, whole genome shotgun sequence genome. Coding sequences within it:
- the LOC104718434 gene encoding heat stress transcription factor A-4a-like, whose amino-acid sequence is MDESNHGGSSSSLPPFLTKTYEMVDDSSSDSIVSWSQSNKSFIVWNPPDFSRDLLPRFFKHNNFSSFIRQLNTYGFRKADPEQWEFANDDFVRGQSHLMKNIHRRKPVHSHSLPNLQAQQNLLTDSERVRMKNQIERLTKEKEGLLEELQKQDEEREGFEMQVKELKERLQRMEKRQKTMVSFVSQVLEKPGLALNLSPCVPEPNERKRRFPRIGFLPDEPMMEENQTCVVVREEGSTSPSSHTTEHQVEQLGSSIAIWENLVSDSCESMLQTRSMMTLDVDDSSTCPESPPLSCIQLSIDKRPKSPSSPRIIDMNSEPDVTKEQNNTVAAPPPSVAGANDVFWQQFFSENPGSTEQRDKAEDRSEKLWWSSRNVNTITEQLGHLTSSERS